The Legionella sp. PATHC032 genome has a window encoding:
- a CDS encoding acetyl/propionyl/methylcrotonyl-CoA carboxylase subunit alpha, with translation MFNKILIANRGEIACRIIKTAHSMGIQAVAVYSAADRNSLHVRLADSACYIGEAPAKESYLNIDHIIQAAKESGAQAIHPGYGFLSENPDFAKACEQAGIVFIGPSIKAMEAMASKQLAKQLLEKTKVPLTPGYHGVEQSEEKLLSEAKKIGFPVLIKAANGGGGKGMRAVHDEKEFHDALAGAKRESMASFADDTMIIERLVLNPRHVEVQIMADNHGNVVHLFERDCSIQRRHQKIIEEAPAPNLPPFLRQRLAEAACEVARSINYRGAGTVEFLVDGEDKFYFMEMNTRLQVEHPVTEMITGLDLVAWQIKVAANETLPFLQNQIQAEGHAIECRIYAEDPYQGFIPSIGQLQFLKEPSGDGIRIDTGVTLFSEITRYYDPMIAKLIAWGHNREEALQRLERSLAHYDIGGVKTNIPFLRAICQHVKFKDAKLSTDFLEKENISLPKPDNELTLFLAISCDYLGMVNHTTDPLLQETFAWQMHLLSHWVLRYQLNSTMIEVQITPIDNKKFKAKIDNKEIVIHARYDLGELIIEINQKSIKARVENKDHHLIFYTDKGQLSIERFYWSKLDAQTSAHKGQLTAPMPATVVAILKNIGEQVKAGESLIVLEAMKMEHTIHAPIDGILSDIFYSVGSQVNEGAELLALSESDA, from the coding sequence ATGTTTAATAAAATATTAATTGCTAACCGAGGCGAAATAGCCTGTCGAATCATTAAAACAGCGCACTCTATGGGCATTCAGGCTGTTGCAGTTTATTCCGCGGCAGATAGAAATAGCCTTCATGTGCGATTAGCCGATAGCGCCTGTTATATCGGAGAGGCGCCAGCTAAAGAAAGTTATCTGAATATTGACCATATTATTCAGGCAGCAAAAGAAAGCGGAGCACAAGCTATTCATCCTGGCTATGGTTTTTTATCTGAAAATCCTGATTTTGCCAAAGCCTGTGAACAAGCAGGCATTGTTTTCATTGGCCCATCCATTAAAGCGATGGAAGCAATGGCATCCAAACAATTAGCTAAACAACTTCTTGAAAAAACGAAAGTCCCACTTACACCGGGCTATCATGGCGTTGAACAGTCTGAAGAAAAATTGCTGAGCGAAGCTAAAAAAATTGGATTTCCAGTGCTGATTAAAGCCGCTAATGGCGGTGGTGGAAAAGGAATGCGAGCAGTACATGATGAAAAAGAATTTCATGACGCATTGGCAGGAGCCAAAAGAGAATCTATGGCATCCTTTGCGGATGATACTATGATAATTGAACGATTAGTTCTTAATCCTCGTCATGTTGAAGTACAGATCATGGCGGACAATCATGGAAATGTTGTACATTTGTTTGAAAGAGATTGTTCAATTCAGCGTAGGCATCAAAAAATTATTGAGGAAGCCCCTGCCCCCAATTTACCACCTTTTCTTCGACAAAGACTGGCGGAAGCAGCTTGTGAAGTAGCTCGCTCCATCAACTACAGAGGTGCTGGAACAGTGGAGTTTTTGGTAGATGGTGAGGACAAATTCTACTTCATGGAAATGAATACAAGACTTCAAGTAGAACATCCTGTCACGGAAATGATTACAGGGCTCGATCTTGTCGCATGGCAAATTAAAGTTGCTGCGAATGAAACATTGCCTTTTCTGCAAAATCAAATTCAAGCTGAAGGCCATGCAATCGAGTGCCGTATATATGCCGAAGATCCTTATCAGGGTTTTATACCTTCCATTGGTCAACTTCAATTCTTAAAAGAGCCTTCGGGTGATGGTATACGTATTGATACAGGTGTTACTTTGTTTTCAGAAATAACAAGGTATTATGATCCCATGATTGCCAAGCTGATTGCCTGGGGACATAATCGTGAAGAAGCATTACAACGGTTGGAGCGCAGCCTGGCTCACTATGACATTGGTGGGGTAAAAACAAATATACCGTTTCTAAGAGCCATTTGCCAACATGTAAAATTCAAAGATGCAAAATTAAGTACTGATTTTTTAGAGAAAGAAAACATAAGTCTGCCTAAGCCTGATAATGAATTGACTTTATTCTTGGCTATAAGTTGTGATTATCTGGGTATGGTTAATCATACTACAGATCCATTATTACAGGAGACATTTGCCTGGCAAATGCATCTTTTAAGTCATTGGGTATTGCGTTATCAACTGAACTCCACGATGATTGAAGTTCAGATTACACCTATAGATAATAAGAAATTTAAAGCAAAAATCGATAATAAGGAAATAGTTATTCACGCCAGATATGATTTGGGCGAGCTTATTATTGAGATCAATCAAAAATCAATAAAAGCCAGAGTAGAAAACAAGGACCATCATTTGATCTTTTATACTGACAAAGGTCAACTTTCAATAGAACGCTTCTATTGGAGTAAACTGGATGCTCAAACTTCTGCCCATAAAGGCCAATTAACAGCACCAATGCCTGCCACTGTCGTTGCTATTTTAAAAAATATTGGTGAACAGGTAAAAGCTGGTGAAAGCTTAATTGTACTTGAGGCGATGAAAATGGAACACACCATTCATGCTCCAATCGATGGCATATTATCAGATATTTTTTATTCTGTAGGTTCTCAAGTGAATGAGGGAGCAGAATTGTTAGCACTCAGCGAATCGGATGCTTAA
- a CDS encoding hydroxymethylglutaryl-CoA lyase, translating into MDYPQHVTIIEVGPRDGLQNEPSFLHSDKKIELINLLSQTGLKEIEVTSFVSAKAIPQLADNEEVFQSINKAPSINYSALVPNERGMLKALEMGVQNIAVFTAASELFNQRNINCSIKESIERFKPVLALAKTNQIRVRGYISCVLGCPYEGYIQPSQVVSVIKMLLDLGVHEISLGDTIGVGTPKQTRLLLDAILPILPITQLAMHFHDTYGQAVANIYASLEYGVNRFDSSVAGLGGCPYARGASGNVATEDVLYLMHGLGIDTGIDIFKIVAAGDMICKALGRKNQSKVANAMLANPCN; encoded by the coding sequence ATGGACTATCCCCAGCATGTGACAATAATCGAAGTAGGTCCCAGAGATGGTTTACAAAATGAACCATCTTTTCTCCACAGTGATAAAAAAATTGAATTAATCAATTTACTCAGTCAGACAGGGTTGAAAGAGATAGAAGTTACCAGTTTTGTTTCTGCAAAAGCAATTCCCCAGCTAGCTGACAATGAAGAAGTATTTCAATCTATTAATAAAGCACCCTCCATCAACTACTCTGCCCTGGTTCCAAACGAACGTGGAATGCTTAAAGCTCTTGAAATGGGAGTGCAAAATATCGCAGTATTCACTGCAGCCAGTGAATTATTTAATCAACGTAACATTAATTGTTCTATTAAGGAAAGTATAGAGCGGTTTAAACCTGTTTTAGCATTAGCAAAAACCAATCAAATTAGAGTGAGAGGCTATATCTCCTGTGTATTAGGCTGCCCCTATGAGGGATATATACAACCGAGTCAGGTTGTTAGCGTCATTAAAATGCTTCTTGATCTGGGCGTACACGAAATTTCGTTAGGAGATACTATTGGCGTAGGAACTCCCAAGCAAACTCGGTTGCTTCTTGATGCCATACTACCCATACTTCCCATCACACAATTAGCCATGCATTTTCATGATACTTATGGACAAGCCGTAGCAAACATTTATGCCTCCCTGGAGTATGGAGTTAATCGCTTTGACAGCTCAGTTGCGGGTCTTGGAGGTTGTCCATATGCTCGAGGAGCCAGTGGCAATGTTGCAACAGAAGATGTACTTTACCTGATGCATGGATTGGGTATTGATACAGGTATAGATATATTCAAAATTGTTGCTGCCGGAGATATGATTTGTAAAGCATTAGGACGAAAAAATCAATCTAAAGTAGCTAATGCTATGCTAGCCAATCCATGTAATTAG
- a CDS encoding acetoacetate--CoA ligase, translating to MNDKVWTPKNPEQTRMWQFMDFAAKKHCQVFENYQDLHTWSVKHPESFWETLCLFFKLNFDTPPHQILNYYSEMIEARWFSGARFNFAQKLLTRRDNHPALISLDENDCKSVISYAELYEKVAQCAAGLKAVGVTTGDRVAAVMPNTSYTIIAMLATTSLGAIWSSCSPDFGTQAALDRIGQIEPKVLFICDGHQYQGKKHSSSEKVIQLPAAITSLRHVVICPNINEEINLEQLPYASYWDDFIKPAKECDFISLPFDHPVYILFSSGTTGKPKCIVHGAGGTLIQHLKELGLHSDIKSTDNLCFYTTCGWMMWNWTVSALALGATITLYEGSPTYPTDNRMFRLIDEEKVTVFGTSAKFISAIEKAGVKPKSEFQLSELRCVLSTGSPLLPKNYDFVYEHIKKDLQLSSISGGTDIISCFALGNPLLPVYRGELQCIGLGMEVAVYDEEGHSIKQKRGELVCTKPFPSMPVCFWNDKDKKAYTHAYFERFPGVWAHGDFAEITAHNGLIIHGRSDAILNPGGVRIGTAEIYRQVEKIDDVVDSIVIGQDWQDDVRVVLFVKLREGKKLDDELINLIKTTIRKNASPRHVPAKILEVPDIPKTLSGKIVELAVRQVVHGQQVSNLQSLANPQALEYFKDREELKS from the coding sequence ATGAACGATAAAGTATGGACACCTAAAAACCCTGAACAAACAAGAATGTGGCAATTTATGGATTTTGCCGCAAAAAAGCATTGTCAAGTTTTTGAAAATTACCAGGACTTACATACCTGGTCAGTAAAGCATCCTGAGTCATTCTGGGAAACTCTTTGCCTTTTCTTTAAATTGAACTTTGATACACCGCCTCACCAAATTCTGAATTATTATTCTGAAATGATTGAAGCACGCTGGTTTTCAGGAGCTCGATTCAATTTTGCTCAAAAATTATTAACCCGCAGAGATAATCACCCTGCTCTAATAAGCCTTGATGAAAATGACTGCAAAAGTGTAATTAGCTATGCTGAGTTATACGAAAAAGTAGCTCAATGTGCTGCTGGTCTTAAAGCAGTTGGTGTCACCACTGGCGACCGGGTGGCCGCAGTGATGCCTAATACTTCCTATACAATCATTGCCATGCTGGCAACAACTTCTTTAGGAGCAATTTGGTCATCCTGCTCACCTGACTTTGGTACCCAGGCTGCGCTTGATCGGATAGGACAAATTGAACCTAAAGTACTCTTTATTTGTGATGGTCATCAATATCAAGGTAAGAAACACAGCAGCTCAGAAAAGGTTATACAACTTCCTGCTGCGATTACCTCTCTAAGACATGTAGTTATTTGTCCGAATATTAATGAAGAAATTAATCTTGAGCAACTACCCTACGCCTCGTATTGGGATGATTTTATAAAACCGGCAAAAGAATGTGATTTCATCTCTCTTCCATTTGATCATCCGGTTTATATTTTATTTTCTTCGGGAACAACGGGTAAGCCTAAATGTATCGTGCATGGAGCAGGTGGAACTTTAATCCAGCATCTGAAAGAATTAGGTCTCCATTCAGATATTAAATCCACAGATAATTTATGTTTTTATACAACGTGTGGCTGGATGATGTGGAACTGGACTGTTTCTGCTTTGGCATTGGGAGCTACTATCACTCTATATGAAGGTTCTCCAACCTACCCAACAGATAATAGAATGTTTCGACTGATAGATGAAGAAAAAGTCACAGTATTTGGAACCAGTGCCAAATTCATATCTGCTATAGAAAAAGCCGGGGTAAAACCAAAAAGTGAATTTCAATTATCTGAGTTACGCTGCGTCTTGTCTACTGGCTCCCCACTTCTACCTAAAAACTATGATTTCGTCTATGAACATATTAAAAAAGATCTGCAATTAAGCTCTATTTCAGGAGGAACGGATATCATTTCTTGCTTTGCATTGGGAAATCCTCTTCTCCCGGTTTATCGGGGTGAATTACAATGCATTGGATTGGGTATGGAAGTTGCGGTGTACGATGAAGAAGGTCATTCAATCAAACAAAAACGTGGTGAGTTGGTTTGTACCAAACCCTTCCCTTCCATGCCAGTCTGTTTTTGGAATGATAAGGATAAAAAAGCATATACACATGCTTATTTTGAACGCTTCCCCGGGGTATGGGCACATGGCGATTTTGCTGAAATAACTGCTCATAATGGATTAATTATCCATGGTCGTTCTGATGCAATATTAAATCCGGGAGGAGTGCGCATAGGAACAGCTGAAATTTACAGACAAGTTGAAAAAATAGATGATGTTGTTGATAGCATAGTGATTGGCCAAGATTGGCAGGATGATGTACGAGTTGTGTTATTCGTTAAATTGCGTGAGGGAAAAAAGCTGGACGACGAATTAATCAATCTCATTAAAACAACCATTAGAAAAAATGCGTCACCTCGACATGTACCAGCAAAAATACTGGAAGTTCCAGACATTCCCAAAACCCTTAGCGGAAAAATAGTGGAGCTCGCTGTTAGGCAAGTCGTTCATGGCCAACAAGTAAGTAATTTACAGTCTTTGGCAAACCCACAAGCATTAGAATATTT